The Solanum pennellii chromosome 11, SPENNV200 genome contains a region encoding:
- the LOC107003886 gene encoding uncharacterized protein LOC107003886: MELFQRAESVRLRNRKDKYLIAMDDKDSVTQRRKGTNKDSIWNVEFVEGREDAFRLKSCYGKYLTATNTPFIPGVVGKKVIQADLPEKNYPSAEWEAVRDGFQVRLKSFWGTYLQPNGGLPPWRNSITHEAPNTNRKYEKVLWDIEVVDKLPNLHRRTRSDSTFQRLDLTFIRSNSHSMASTLVSPKTKAQLGEPQEIS; this comes from the coding sequence ATGGAACTATTCCAAAGGGCGGAGAGCGTCCGGCTTAGAAATCGAAAAGACAAGTACCTAATAGCAATGGATGACAAAGATAGCGTAACACAAAGACGTAAAGGAACAAATAAAGATTCAATTTGGAATGTTGAATTTGTTGAGGGAAGAGAAGATGCATTTCGTCTCAAGAGTTGTTATGGGAAATATCTAACCGCTACCAACACACCATTCATTCCAGGAGTTGTTGGAAAGAAAGTAATTCAAGCAGATCTTCCAGAAAAGAATTACCCATCCGCGGAATGGGAAGCTGTAAGGGATGGATTTCAGGTACGTCTCAAATCATTTTGGGGAACATACCTTCAACCAAACGGAGGATTACCACCATGGAGAAATTCAATTACACACGAGGCTCCTAATACTAATAGAAAATACGAAAAAGTCTTATGGGATATCGAGGTTGTGGATAAACTTCCTAATTTACATCGTCGAACAAGGTCAGATTCAACCTTTCAGAGATTAGATTTAACTTTTATCAGATCAAATTCACATTCTATGGCATCCACTCTTGTTTCCCCAAAGACAAAGGCCCAACTTGGAGAACCTCAAGAAATTAGTTAA